A window of Actinobacillus suis ATCC 33415 contains these coding sequences:
- a CDS encoding UPF0149 family protein: protein MAITQSNEFNQLIAQLQIAETAPEVHGFLSGLIAGGVQDESWKTLTYQFLNDGHAFSQAPLAALTDFYQQLTESFDEANTLFSLWTPNNEDGFALADAIADWTSQFLLGLGLAQPKLSRETDEIGEALDDLEEISKLGYNEDDDNNELLEAGEEVVEYLRVLTLFLHSHFALNVKTTEKPQLH from the coding sequence ATGGCTATTACACAATCAAATGAATTTAATCAATTAATCGCACAACTTCAAATCGCTGAGACAGCGCCAGAAGTACACGGTTTTCTAAGTGGGTTAATTGCAGGCGGTGTACAAGATGAATCTTGGAAAACCTTAACTTACCAATTTTTAAATGATGGTCATGCCTTTTCTCAAGCGCCTTTAGCAGCGTTAACTGATTTTTATCAGCAATTGACCGAAAGTTTTGATGAGGCTAATACATTATTTTCGCTTTGGACTCCGAATAATGAAGATGGTTTCGCTTTAGCAGATGCGATTGCCGACTGGACAAGCCAATTTTTATTGGGCTTAGGATTAGCACAACCTAAATTAAGCCGTGAAACGGATGAAATCGGCGAAGCTTTAGATGATTTAGAAGAAATTTCTAAATTAGGTTACAATGAAGACGATGATAATAATGAATTGCTAGAAGCGGGAGAAGAGGTTGTTGAATATCTTCGTGTGTTGACGCTTTTCTTGCATAGCCATTTTGCATTAAACGTAAAAACAACGGAAAAGCCTCAACTTCACTAA
- a CDS encoding HU family DNA-binding protein — MMNKTELIDAIAAGAELSKKDAKAALEATLEAISESLKKGDAVQLIGFGTFKVNERNARTGRNPRTGEEIKIAAAKVPAFVAGKALKDLVK; from the coding sequence ATTATGAACAAAACTGAGTTAATCGATGCAATCGCAGCAGGTGCAGAGTTAAGCAAAAAAGATGCTAAAGCAGCATTAGAAGCTACTTTAGAAGCAATCTCTGAAAGCCTCAAAAAAGGTGATGCAGTTCAATTAATCGGCTTCGGTACGTTTAAAGTAAATGAGCGTAATGCACGTACTGGTCGTAACCCACGTACTGGTGAAGAGATCAAAATCGCAGCTGCTAAAGTACCAGCGTTCGTTGCAGGTAAAGCATTAAAAGATTTAGTGAAATAA
- a CDS encoding YjaG family protein: MRNPIHKRMERFESWQHLTFMACLCERMYPNYQLFCEVTEQPEKAKVFQNILNLVWEFLTVKGAKINFDNQLEKLEEIIPDVNDYDFFGVLPAQEACEALSELLHSLIAGSTLEQAIRISQISLGTVASYLEMQQDRELNEQELKNAEEIQDELDVQWQVYRLLNECEERDIELILELKNEIRSSGISNIGLKFNQ, from the coding sequence ATGAGAAACCCTATTCATAAACGTATGGAACGTTTTGAATCTTGGCAGCATTTAACATTTATGGCGTGCCTTTGTGAAAGAATGTATCCGAACTATCAGCTGTTTTGTGAAGTAACCGAACAGCCGGAAAAAGCCAAGGTATTTCAAAATATTCTGAACTTAGTTTGGGAGTTTTTAACGGTTAAAGGTGCAAAAATTAATTTTGATAATCAGCTGGAGAAATTAGAAGAAATTATTCCGGATGTGAACGATTATGACTTTTTTGGTGTCCTACCCGCACAAGAGGCGTGTGAAGCGCTTTCTGAATTATTGCATAGTTTAATTGCCGGTTCGACTTTAGAACAAGCGATTCGTATCAGCCAAATTTCATTAGGCACGGTGGCAAGCTATTTAGAAATGCAGCAAGACCGAGAGTTAAATGAACAAGAACTCAAAAATGCGGAAGAAATTCAAGACGAACTTGATGTACAGTGGCAGGTTTATCGTTTGCTTAATGAGTGTGAAGAACGTGATATTGAACTCATTCTTGAGTTAAAAAATGAGATTCGTAGTAGCGGAATTAGTAATATTGGGTTAAAATTTAATCAATAA
- the hemE gene encoding uroporphyrinogen decarboxylase, which translates to MSQLKNDRYLKALLREPVDMTPVWMMRQAGRYLPEYKATRAEAGDFMYLCRNADLACEVTLQPLRRYALDAAILFSDILTIPDAMGLGLSFGAGEGPKFARPIENKAQVENLPIPDPEGELQYVMNAVRTIRRELKGEVPLIGFSGSPWTLATYMVEGGSSKAFTKIKKMMYADPQILHALLDKLADSVILYLNAQIKAGAQAVMVFDTWGGVLAHNEYKEFSLRYMHKIVDGLIRENDGRKVPVTLFTKGGGLWLEAIAETGCDAVGLDWTIDIADARRRVGHKVALQGNMDPSVLYAQPERIEQEVKQILAGFGQGSGHVFNLGHGIHQDVPEQSPKIFVDAVHEYSKQYHK; encoded by the coding sequence ATGAGCCAATTAAAAAATGATCGCTATTTAAAAGCACTATTACGCGAACCTGTGGATATGACTCCGGTGTGGATGATGCGTCAAGCAGGGCGTTATCTACCGGAATATAAAGCGACACGTGCAGAAGCCGGTGATTTTATGTATTTATGCCGTAATGCGGATTTAGCCTGTGAAGTGACTTTACAGCCGTTACGTCGTTATGCGTTGGATGCGGCGATTTTATTCTCTGATATTTTAACTATCCCGGACGCAATGGGCTTAGGTTTGAGTTTCGGCGCGGGAGAAGGTCCTAAATTTGCTCGTCCAATTGAAAATAAAGCACAGGTAGAAAACTTACCGATTCCGGATCCGGAAGGTGAATTGCAATATGTCATGAATGCAGTGCGTACGATTCGCCGTGAATTAAAAGGCGAAGTGCCATTAATCGGTTTCTCCGGTAGCCCATGGACATTAGCTACTTATATGGTGGAAGGCGGCTCAAGCAAGGCATTCACCAAAATCAAAAAAATGATGTATGCGGATCCGCAAATTTTACACGCATTATTGGATAAATTAGCCGATAGCGTGATCTTATATTTAAACGCACAAATCAAAGCCGGCGCGCAAGCAGTGATGGTTTTCGATACTTGGGGCGGTGTATTGGCGCATAACGAATATAAAGAGTTCTCGCTACGTTATATGCATAAAATTGTGGACGGTTTAATTCGTGAAAATGACGGTAGAAAAGTACCGGTCACCTTATTTACCAAAGGTGGCGGTTTATGGTTGGAAGCGATTGCGGAAACCGGTTGTGATGCGGTAGGCTTAGACTGGACGATTGATATTGCGGATGCTCGTCGTCGTGTCGGACACAAAGTTGCACTACAGGGTAATATGGATCCGAGCGTATTGTATGCGCAGCCGGAACGTATTGAGCAGGAAGTGAAACAGATCTTAGCTGGTTTCGGTCAAGGATCAGGACACGTATTTAATTTAGGACACGGCATCCATCAAGATGTACCTGAACAAAGTCCAAAGATCTTTGTTGATGCGGTTCACGAGTATTCAAAGCAGTACCATAAGTAA